One region of Flavobacterium pisciphilum genomic DNA includes:
- a CDS encoding SusC/RagA family TonB-linked outer membrane protein, whose translation MKKKLLSLVFIGGMMFSVNAHEFAIKKHFIEQNTNQIEISGKVIGQDDGMPIAGATIYAKSNNKIATISDENGNFKLSVPENENYIIVSYMGYETIESKINGTTQLSINLKPSENVLDQVFVTALGVKKVSKSITYAVTELKGSEFNKAKEANIANALVGKIAGVNVSSTATGPNGSSRVVIRGNGSLNGNNQPMYVVNDLPIDNTQLNLPNIGNGANSTRINVDRGDGTSLINPDDIKTITVLKGGTAAALYGANAANGVILIQTKRGGAQKGIGIDYNTSFTLETPSVIPDWQYEYGSGASGKKPLTQAEAVDAGRWSWGAKMDGTDVIQFDGVKRPYSPQKDNIKNFYRPGTTYINSIALTGGAENANGRLSFSNMDNESIVPNSDFNRKTINLASNVNLTDWLKFDIVTQYNIEKSNNRPTVSDAEANPNWGTYMIANTVDIRNLAPGYDENGKEVAWNPVPIATNPQYVINKIRNNDTKNRFIGMLNVKLNFTPDLFLQGRIGQDYTNYDFFGYIPKTTLNNPIGYAQSSKVTLSNINSEAILNYTKKNIYKDISLTALLGVNSRTTLRDEVRAEGSGFVLDDFYSLTNLATLSYTYPYGKTKTNSVYGAIDLDYKNVFFLNFTGRQDWFSTLSKGNNSVFYPSIGSSLILSEIVTMPHWISFAKLRSSWAQVGGATPDPYALNASYSMLQGGHNGQQLQGPTSSRVPNPTLSPLTSTTFEIGTDLGFFNNRMNIDFAWYNRATTNDIVETTISNASGASTSLLNLGEMRNRGIELLINGKIMKSENFSWDITLNGSYNKNTVVALTDQLSSITMATSVNGYATITSDVNRPYSIIKGYKPLKDANGNTVYNVSGGSATIARGPLEELGQGVHPWGAGISNEFRYKALTFSFLIDGKFGGSLYSGTDLYGTRMGLTKLTLDGRENGLPIKGVDVNGAPVDMVIAPENLRTYYDGLRNISSTFIYDASFIKLRQIIIGYQLPLNKIKGLSKIQGASISFVARNLFILYKKTPNVDPESVFSAGNAQGIEQFGVPKTRSFGLSLNVKI comes from the coding sequence ATGAAAAAAAAGTTATTATCCCTAGTATTTATCGGAGGAATGATGTTTTCAGTAAACGCTCATGAATTTGCAATAAAAAAGCACTTTATTGAACAAAATACCAACCAAATTGAGATTAGCGGTAAAGTAATTGGCCAAGATGATGGAATGCCCATTGCCGGAGCAACTATATACGCTAAGAGCAACAACAAAATAGCAACAATTTCGGACGAAAACGGAAACTTTAAATTAAGTGTACCAGAAAATGAAAACTATATCATTGTTAGTTACATGGGCTACGAAACAATCGAATCAAAAATAAACGGTACAACTCAATTATCCATAAACTTAAAACCATCTGAAAATGTTTTGGACCAAGTTTTTGTTACTGCATTAGGAGTTAAAAAAGTAAGCAAATCCATAACATACGCAGTAACCGAACTAAAAGGATCTGAATTCAACAAGGCAAAAGAAGCAAACATAGCCAATGCATTAGTTGGTAAAATTGCTGGAGTAAATGTTAGCAGCACCGCAACAGGTCCAAATGGATCCAGCAGAGTTGTAATAAGAGGAAACGGTTCATTAAACGGAAACAACCAACCTATGTATGTTGTAAATGATTTACCAATAGACAACACACAACTTAATTTACCCAACATTGGTAATGGTGCAAATTCAACAAGAATAAACGTAGACAGAGGTGATGGTACTTCACTTATAAACCCCGATGACATTAAAACCATAACAGTACTTAAAGGCGGTACCGCTGCAGCTCTATATGGAGCAAATGCTGCAAATGGAGTAATTTTAATACAAACCAAAAGAGGTGGTGCCCAAAAAGGAATAGGAATAGATTACAACACTTCATTTACATTGGAAACTCCATCGGTAATTCCAGATTGGCAATACGAATACGGATCTGGTGCTAGTGGAAAGAAACCACTAACACAAGCTGAGGCTGTAGATGCAGGACGCTGGTCATGGGGAGCTAAAATGGACGGAACAGATGTAATACAATTTGACGGAGTAAAAAGACCCTATAGCCCGCAAAAAGACAACATCAAAAATTTCTACAGACCCGGAACCACCTATATCAATTCAATTGCATTAACAGGTGGTGCTGAAAACGCTAATGGGCGTCTTTCTTTCTCGAATATGGACAACGAAAGCATTGTTCCCAACTCTGACTTTAACCGCAAAACAATCAATCTAGCGAGCAATGTGAACTTAACTGATTGGTTAAAATTTGATATAGTAACTCAATATAATATTGAAAAATCAAACAATCGACCAACTGTATCTGATGCAGAGGCGAATCCAAACTGGGGAACTTATATGATTGCTAATACGGTTGACATTAGAAACCTTGCCCCTGGATATGATGAAAACGGAAAAGAAGTAGCTTGGAATCCTGTTCCAATAGCAACTAACCCTCAATATGTAATTAATAAAATCAGAAATAACGATACGAAAAACCGTTTCATAGGAATGTTGAACGTAAAATTAAATTTCACACCCGATTTGTTTTTACAAGGACGTATTGGACAAGATTATACTAATTATGACTTTTTTGGATACATTCCAAAAACAACATTAAACAATCCAATTGGATATGCTCAAAGCTCAAAAGTAACATTATCCAATATAAACTCTGAGGCTATACTTAATTACACCAAGAAAAACATTTACAAAGACATTTCCTTAACTGCCTTATTAGGAGTTAACTCTCGAACTACATTAAGAGACGAAGTTAGAGCAGAAGGTTCTGGATTTGTATTAGATGATTTCTACTCATTAACAAACTTAGCCACATTAAGCTATACTTATCCATACGGAAAAACAAAAACCAACTCTGTTTATGGCGCAATAGATTTAGACTACAAGAACGTATTCTTTTTAAACTTTACAGGTCGTCAAGATTGGTTCTCTACTCTTTCCAAAGGAAACAATAGCGTCTTCTACCCTTCTATTGGAAGTAGCTTAATCCTTTCGGAAATAGTAACAATGCCTCATTGGATTTCATTTGCCAAATTAAGAAGTTCTTGGGCACAAGTAGGAGGAGCGACTCCAGATCCATATGCATTAAATGCTTCTTACTCTATGCTACAAGGCGGGCATAACGGACAGCAGTTACAAGGCCCAACTAGTTCAAGAGTACCTAATCCTACATTAAGCCCTTTAACTTCAACCACATTTGAGATAGGAACTGATTTAGGATTCTTCAACAATCGCATGAATATCGATTTTGCATGGTACAATCGTGCAACTACCAACGACATTGTAGAAACTACAATCTCTAACGCATCAGGAGCATCCACGTCTCTATTAAATCTTGGCGAGATGAGAAATAGAGGTATTGAACTTTTAATAAATGGAAAAATCATGAAATCAGAAAATTTTTCATGGGACATCACCTTAAACGGCTCTTACAATAAAAATACTGTAGTAGCCTTAACCGATCAATTGAGCTCTATAACAATGGCAACTTCTGTAAATGGCTACGCCACAATTACAAGTGACGTTAACAGACCCTACAGTATAATAAAAGGATACAAACCTCTTAAAGACGCAAACGGAAACACTGTCTACAATGTAAGTGGTGGCTCAGCAACTATTGCAAGAGGACCGCTTGAAGAACTAGGTCAAGGTGTACATCCTTGGGGAGCAGGAATCAGTAATGAATTTAGATACAAAGCACTAACATTTAGCTTCCTTATAGATGGTAAATTTGGTGGAAGCTTATATTCTGGCACCGACTTATACGGAACTCGAATGGGATTAACAAAGCTTACATTGGATGGTCGTGAAAATGGATTACCTATAAAAGGTGTCGATGTAAATGGCGCCCCTGTTGACATGGTTATTGCTCCAGAAAACCTAAGAACTTATTATGATGGGCTAAGAAACATTTCATCAACCTTTATATATGATGCAAGTTTTATAAAACTGAGACAAATAATCATTGGATATCAGTTACCACTAAACAAGATAAAAGGACTTTCAAAAATACAAGGTGCATCAATTTCATTTGTTGCTAGAAACTTATTCATTCTTTATAAAAAAACTCCAAATGTAGATCCCGAATCTGTATTCAGTGCAGGTAACGCTCAAGGTATAGAACAATTTGGAGTGCCTAAAACTAGAAGCTTCGGTTTAAGTTTAAATGTTAAAATATAA